Sequence from the Fictibacillus arsenicus genome:
CCGATGGATGATACATCTTGCTCGCTCCTTTATTTAAAAATAATTTATTTGTACGGTACGTGAAATTTTATTCTTCATCTGAACTCATTTGTTCTTTCATCTGGTTCAAAACATACAATACCGATTTTACCATTTCAGTGATCCGCTTATCTTTCATATTTTTTTGAAAAACATAAACACCCAGGTAACCAATGTTCTCGGCTGCAGTCTTGATCTGAATCGGATATAAGTATTTAGGTTTATTTGTGATCACCCATTCACGTGCCAGCGGCTCCCACTCTTGTACCCTAAAATGGATGCGGTCTGCAAACGGCTTAACTTCAGTATAGAAATCCGCTTCCGTTTCCCTTGCCTTTGTTTCTGTTTTATAAATATGAAACGCTTCATTAATATCAGCGATTAATTCTGTCGTTTTTTTGTACAAATTGCTCATAAAAAAGTCCCTCCATTCTTTATATCGTACCAAAGAATGAAGAGACTTACACTTTTCATTTCATTTATAGTGTAAACAGACTCACAAACCAGTTCTTTTTTGGCTTTTCCTTAACATAAAGCTTTTCTTCTGGATAATTGTTTTTTAGTAATGCTACCTCAAGATCCTGAAGACGTGCCTCCATGTTTTCCATTTTCTTTATAAGTTCTTCGAGTTCAGATGCATGCTGGAGCATTTGATAGGAAACAACTGCATCAGCTTTCTCTTCAACCTTCTTTTCTAATGCTTTAATAGCTGCATTAAGCCGGTCAAACTTCTCTTCAAACTGGGTTGGCAGTTCTACTGATTTCTCTGATGTTTGAAATGACTGGATTTGAATATCACTCATCAATAATCCATTGTCGAGCTGAGCTTTGATCTCTCTTAACTGCTCGATGTCTTCTTGCTTGAACAAATAATGACCATGTTCGTTCTTATCACATTGAATGTTAAAATGTCTGACCCAGCGCTGAACCGTTGTCGGATTCACCCCGAGTTCCTCAGAGACAGTTTTGGTCTTCAACACCATTTCCATTATGAATCCCTCCCCGTTTTCTTGTAGGAACTAATTTCGTGCTGTATCCTCTTATCCCCTTCACACGTGACAAAACTAGTTTTTATTCGGCAAAGAAAGTGCAAATTTACTTTTTCAACATAAATTCGACAGCTATTTGTTGATTGTTTGTATATTCAGTCGCATCAACCGTAAAACTAATATGAGTTCACGTTTTTTAAAAGGAGGTGCAAAAAATGAACGAAGACAGCAAACAGCAAAGGAAGCAGGATCAATATTCACAACAGCAAGGAACTGAAAAAACAGAACAAAAGCAAAACACAGGTTATGGTGATAAAAAACTGAATGGTCCAGATATTCCAAGCACGTAACAATGAAAAAGACGGTATCTCCTCTGCCGTCTTTTTGTATTTAACGATTTTGTATCCATTCTTTTAATAGAATGCCTATTTTAATTTGTCTTTGTTTTTGTTTATACCAATCTGTAAGACATGGTTTTTGAATTTTCTTTACGGGATGATAAAAAACCTCCGTATTCATTCCCTTTCTATACCAGTCTTTCGTAGACTTTCTATGATGGTGGACAATCGGATAGACCATCCTGAGAAGCGGTGTCTCCCTCATTTTTTTCGGATAGACATACTTTTCAAAATCATGCCTTGAACCGGTATGGGTAACAGCATCAGAAAAACGAATTATCTCCTCACTCCACCTCGACTCAAACAAAATGGTGTAAAGCATCTTTCCCGTTTCTATTCTATTTTTTACAGTTTTAAATCCATGAACTGAAATTCCGTATACATCGCCTGAAAGAACAGGAAAGAGTACTGTGCTGAAATGCATATAGTCTTGGAGCAGAAATGGCACTCCTGAAAATATCCTTTTGTTATAAAAAGAATTTTTAATCACTGGATTTTCTATCACATGCTGTTCATTGATGATCAATGATGTACATATTCTTTTTATATCCCTTTCGATCCAAAAGCGGTGCCATTCTTTTTTCATGAATGTTGAAACATAAAAGTTATCCAGCAGATCAAATAATGGAGCCCCTTTCTCTTTGGAGTATTCATAAAGCAGCAGCTGAGGATAAGCATCCTGGAAAATCAGCCAGTTTGCACGTTCATATGTATGAAATAAATGTTTTCTTGTATCTTTAGATAAAAATCTTGGAAGCCAATCTCCTTTTAGATCACACATGCTGTATCCAGCGTTTCGGGACACTAAACTTGCGAGCATTGCCCATCTTATCTCAGGATTTCTTTTAAAAAAAGCGGCATAGCTTACGGTACGTGAAATATTATCACGATTTTGTGAAATCGTATTATTCAAGATTGTCATTGTTATATCCTGATACCGCTCTTTCACACTGTGCCTCCTATGATTCGTTCTCTCTTTTATCGTTTGCTTCAGCACTATAAAATATTTGTATCGCGTAAGAAAAAGGAGTAAACTAGTCTTTATGAAAGATGCAAAATGGAAAAAGGAGGCATAAAAATTGGAGAAAAAAGTAATCATCTACACACAGGAAACGTGCCCTCCATGCTTCGCAGAAAAAGAGTGGCTGAAAGCAAATAATATTGAATTCGAAGAACGCGACATACGAAAAAATCAAAGCTATATGAAGGAAGTTATGGATCTGGGTGCTTCGGCAACTCCTGTTACTGTAATCAAGACAGAAGAAGGCAATCAGGTTGTAATGGGCTTTAAAGAAGATGAACTTTCTGTACTATTAAAAAAGTAAACTAAAGCGGGCTATGTGTATCTATTTTCGTAATATGCGCATAGCCATCTTTAATTGAAAAGGAGATGAATCATGGGAACCTTTCATTATCCAAATGGTAAGAAAGTGACTTCTGTAACTAAAACAAGATCGTCTTCCTCATCTTCTGTTAAAAAAGAAGTTTCATACAGCAACAGAGGGATGTCGCTCGAAGACGATATCAATCAAAGCAATCAATTTTATCTCTTAACGAATAAAGCGATCATTCACAAAAAACCGACTCCCGTACAAATCGTGAATGTTGAGTACCCGAAAAGATCTGCAGCTGTCATTCGTGAAGCATACTTTAAACTCGCTTCTACAACCGATTATAACGGTGTATATAAAGGAAGATATATTGACTTTGAAGCAAAAGAAACAAAGAACAAGACGAGTTTTCCGCTTAAGAATTTTCATGAGCATCAGATCACACATATGCAGCAGATTCTAGATCATGGCGGAATATCTTTTATCATTCTTCGATTCTCTTCTACGGATGAAAGCTATCTGCTGGACAGCTCTTACCTTGTTCACTATTGGAAGGAACAAAGCATGGGGAGAAAATCAATTCCAAAGGGTGAAATAGAAGAAAAAGGATATTCTATTACTAACGGGTATCAACCTAGGCTGAATTATTTAGAAACAGTAGATCGTGTCTATTTCTATCCTTCTCTTTGATTGTTCATAAACTCAGAATTGGCCACGAATATTGATAATGTTAGTTTTTTTATGAAGTTGAAAGGTTGGTAAAACTATGTCAAAAGATTACCGAAGCCGGGTAGAAAGAAGACAATCTTCTAATGGTTCTACACCGGCAAAGAAAACGAAAAAGCCAAGACGCAATTGGAAAAAGACTCTCCTATTGCTTGCAGTTATTTTAGGATTATTAGGACTTTTAACAGTAGGTGTAATCGCAGCTACTTCTCCAAAGCTTGATCCGAAGAAACTAGAAACACCTGTATCTTCTAAAATCATGGATATGAATGATAAAGAAGTTTCTCTTGTTTCAGGGCAAGAAAAAAGAATCAGGGTTAAGATAAATGAAATCCCTGAACCTGTTCAAAATGCGTTTATCGCAACGGAAGACGTCCGTTTCCGCAAACATAGCGGTGTTGATGTCAGACGTTTATTCGGTGCTGCATTCGCTAACGTAACAGAAGGATTTGGTGCTGAAGGTGCAAGTACGATTTCACAGCAGGTCATTAAGAACACGATCCTGACTAATGAAAAATCACTCACTAGAAAGATCCGAGAAGCTTATCTTTCTGTTCAGCTAGAACAAAAATATTCTAAGGATCAGATCTTGGAAATGTATTTAAATAAGATTTATTTTGGTAAAGGTGCATACGGAATTGCAACAGCCGCAAAAGTGTACTTTAACAAAGATGTAAGCGAACTTGAATTGCATGAAGCAGCTCTTTTAGCAGGGTTGCCAAAAGCACCAAGCTATTACGATCCAACTGTTAATCCAAAGGAAGCTGAACATAGACGGAATGTAGTCCTTAATTTAATGGCTCAGCATAAATTTATTTCTAAAGAAGATGCAGAAAAAGCGAAGAGTATTTCTGTAAAAGATAGTCTTGTAAAAGGTGAAGTTAAGACCGAAACACGTCCTTATGATGCTTATATTAAGCAAGTAATGGATGATGTAAAAGATATCGACGGTCTTGAAAAAGTAGACATCTTCTCTT
This genomic interval carries:
- a CDS encoding DUF2515 family protein → MKERYQDITMTILNNTISQNRDNISRTVSYAAFFKRNPEIRWAMLASLVSRNAGYSMCDLKGDWLPRFLSKDTRKHLFHTYERANWLIFQDAYPQLLLYEYSKEKGAPLFDLLDNFYVSTFMKKEWHRFWIERDIKRICTSLIINEQHVIENPVIKNSFYNKRIFSGVPFLLQDYMHFSTVLFPVLSGDVYGISVHGFKTVKNRIETGKMLYTILFESRWSEEIIRFSDAVTHTGSRHDFEKYVYPKKMRETPLLRMVYPIVHHHRKSTKDWYRKGMNTEVFYHPVKKIQKPCLTDWYKQKQRQIKIGILLKEWIQNR
- a CDS encoding DUF1798 family protein, with translation MSNLYKKTTELIADINEAFHIYKTETKARETEADFYTEVKPFADRIHFRVQEWEPLAREWVITNKPKYLYPIQIKTAAENIGYLGVYVFQKNMKDKRITEMVKSVLYVLNQMKEQMSSDEE
- the racA gene encoding chromosome-anchoring protein RacA encodes the protein MEMVLKTKTVSEELGVNPTTVQRWVRHFNIQCDKNEHGHYLFKQEDIEQLREIKAQLDNGLLMSDIQIQSFQTSEKSVELPTQFEEKFDRLNAAIKALEKKVEEKADAVVSYQMLQHASELEELIKKMENMEARLQDLEVALLKNNYPEEKLYVKEKPKKNWFVSLFTL
- a CDS encoding glutaredoxin family protein codes for the protein MEKKVIIYTQETCPPCFAEKEWLKANNIEFEERDIRKNQSYMKEVMDLGASATPVTVIKTEEGNQVVMGFKEDELSVLLKK
- the recU gene encoding Holliday junction resolvase RecU; amino-acid sequence: MGTFHYPNGKKVTSVTKTRSSSSSSVKKEVSYSNRGMSLEDDINQSNQFYLLTNKAIIHKKPTPVQIVNVEYPKRSAAVIREAYFKLASTTDYNGVYKGRYIDFEAKETKNKTSFPLKNFHEHQITHMQQILDHGGISFIILRFSSTDESYLLDSSYLVHYWKEQSMGRKSIPKGEIEEKGYSITNGYQPRLNYLETVDRVYFYPSL